In the genome of Halapricum salinum, one region contains:
- a CDS encoding CheF family chemotaxis protein yields the protein MSSVLADFPGRFSVAGSERDGPAEGRIVLGEDRLVLAASEDDRVTIPLSAVFDVVSGNEAAMLDAIPGTPVTVAYENETSRTTAVVAAEEATIGKFTTVLFKALLNGTRVTLQHPAKVGGRVLDTAFKGGLLTLKSGGVVFDTDEGPVTIPLSSIVDFDRETRAVDGTDRPVLVVSHVDTGEALTTLAATDSPRKLSILGRYLRQTYDTVLESLQQLSLSEPETETLATLYSAGDMDVSLTSVLDEGPQTVKRILHALHQKGLIESGENAPVLTAKGQIVVNQYLERVNS from the coding sequence ATGTCGTCGGTCCTCGCGGATTTCCCCGGCCGGTTCAGCGTCGCTGGCTCCGAGCGTGACGGCCCGGCAGAGGGGCGGATCGTCCTCGGTGAAGACCGCCTCGTGCTCGCGGCCAGCGAGGACGATCGAGTCACGATTCCCCTGTCGGCGGTGTTCGACGTCGTTTCGGGCAACGAGGCCGCGATGCTCGACGCCATCCCCGGGACGCCCGTCACCGTCGCCTACGAGAACGAGACGAGCCGGACGACCGCCGTCGTCGCGGCCGAGGAGGCCACGATCGGCAAGTTCACCACGGTGCTGTTCAAGGCGCTGCTCAACGGGACGCGCGTGACGCTGCAACACCCGGCAAAAGTCGGCGGGCGCGTCCTCGACACGGCGTTCAAGGGCGGCCTGCTCACGCTCAAATCCGGCGGCGTGGTCTTCGACACTGACGAGGGACCGGTGACGATTCCCCTGTCGTCGATCGTCGACTTCGACCGCGAGACGAGGGCGGTCGACGGGACCGACCGGCCGGTGCTGGTCGTCAGCCACGTGGACACTGGCGAGGCGCTGACGACGCTGGCGGCGACCGACTCCCCGCGAAAACTGTCTATCCTCGGCCGATACCTGCGACAGACCTACGACACGGTTCTCGAATCCCTCCAGCAGCTCTCCCTCTCGGAACCCGAGACCGAGACGCTGGCGACGCTGTACTCGGCTGGCGACATGGACGTCTCGCTGACGAGCGTTCTCGATGAGGGCCCCCAGACGGTCAAGCGGATTCTCCACGCACTCCACCAGAAGGGGCTGATCGAGTCCGGCGAGAACGCTCCCGTCCTCACCGCGAAGGGGCAGATCGTCGTCAATCAGTATCTCGAACGAGTAAATAGCTGA
- a CDS encoding MBL fold metallo-hydrolase, which yields MEVHTVTADAETFTANVYLAVADDRATLVDAGAMPGVVEAIREHTDELDAVVLTHQHGDHVAELDAVLDAFDADCYAYADHPRRTHELADGDTITIGDEVCEVVYTPGHADDHVSLVGDASLFSGDVVVHDDGAFEYGSFGRTDRPGQSREQLIESIQRLLERMPDGVEHMYSGHGGVFHGDVRDVVATALERAEKREPKYSE from the coding sequence ATGGAAGTCCACACCGTCACAGCCGACGCGGAGACGTTCACCGCCAACGTCTATCTCGCAGTCGCAGACGACCGGGCGACGCTGGTCGACGCCGGTGCCATGCCGGGCGTCGTCGAGGCGATCCGTGAGCATACCGACGAACTCGACGCGGTCGTCCTGACTCACCAGCACGGCGACCACGTCGCGGAACTCGACGCCGTCCTCGACGCCTTCGATGCCGACTGTTACGCCTACGCCGACCACCCACGCCGGACGCACGAACTCGCCGATGGGGACACGATCACCATCGGCGACGAGGTGTGTGAGGTCGTCTACACGCCGGGCCACGCCGACGACCACGTCTCGCTCGTGGGCGACGCCTCCCTGTTCAGCGGTGACGTCGTGGTCCACGACGACGGCGCGTTCGAGTACGGCAGTTTCGGCCGGACCGATCGCCCGGGCCAGTCCCGCGAGCAGTTGATCGAGAGCATCCAGCGCCTCCTTGAGCGAATGCCCGACGGCGTCGAGCACATGTACTCTGGCCACGGCGGCGTCTTCCACGGCGACGTCCGGGACGTCGTCGCGACGGCGCTCGAACGCGCGGAGAAGCGCGAGCCGAAGTATTCCGAGTGA
- a CDS encoding DUF5786 family protein encodes MGFGSYDESEQENQEYDTDFEDDDGVSAEENTHDGDVEYEFTASNDELIDQLSEIKENT; translated from the coding sequence ATGGGGTTCGGGAGCTACGACGAGTCCGAGCAAGAAAACCAGGAGTACGACACAGACTTCGAGGACGACGACGGCGTCTCCGCCGAGGAGAACACCCACGACGGCGACGTCGAGTACGAGTTCACCGCCTCGAACGACGAACTGATCGACCAGCTCTCGGAGATCAAGGAGAACACCTAG
- a CDS encoding endonuclease dU: MKSGVRALGVAESFREDRSTLAGVVCRVDRSVDGFVFGQCTVGGSDATATVIEMIERLDRPDVSYLLLAGIAPAWFNVLDLAAIADAADRPAISISFEASAGLESALREAFEGDALEWRLETYRAQPERHAVAVGDETVFVRAEGCPREEAVQTVRAFTPEGGRPEPLRVARQAARAVAAFDRR, translated from the coding sequence GTGAAGTCGGGGGTTCGCGCCCTCGGCGTGGCCGAGTCCTTCCGCGAGGACCGGAGCACGCTCGCCGGTGTCGTCTGTCGAGTCGACCGTAGCGTCGACGGCTTCGTTTTCGGCCAGTGCACTGTCGGCGGCAGCGACGCCACCGCCACCGTGATCGAGATGATCGAGCGGCTGGACCGTCCGGACGTCAGCTATCTTCTCCTTGCGGGGATCGCGCCCGCCTGGTTCAACGTCCTCGATCTCGCCGCCATCGCCGACGCTGCCGACCGACCCGCCATCTCGATCAGCTTCGAGGCAAGTGCGGGCCTGGAATCTGCGCTCCGAGAGGCCTTCGAAGGCGACGCGCTGGAATGGCGACTCGAAACCTACCGCGCCCAGCCCGAGCGCCACGCGGTCGCGGTCGGCGACGAGACGGTCTTCGTCCGGGCCGAGGGCTGTCCGCGCGAGGAGGCCGTCCAAACTGTGCGGGCGTTCACACCGGAGGGCGGGCGGCCCGAGCCACTCAGGGTGGCGCGGCAGGCTGCGCGGGCGGTCGCGGCGTTCGATCGGCGCTGA
- a CDS encoding uracil-DNA glycosylase — protein sequence MDEQLCVSECSRCPALVDSRSRIVNGVGPVEADLLFVGEAPGAQEDEQGEPFVGRSGDVLDDALRDAGLSRADVRITNCVRCRPPDNRDPKSAELENCRGYLDEEIDRVDPDVIVTLGKVPSQHLLERDVAVTSEAGEIFEVAISGASRRVIVSVHPAATLYDRSQESTFQQTIERAGEFVDDGGQSRLGEF from the coding sequence ATGGACGAGCAGTTGTGCGTGTCGGAGTGTTCGCGCTGTCCCGCACTGGTCGACTCCCGCAGCCGAATCGTCAACGGCGTCGGCCCGGTTGAGGCCGACCTGTTGTTCGTCGGCGAGGCCCCGGGCGCACAGGAGGACGAGCAGGGCGAGCCGTTCGTCGGGCGCAGCGGCGACGTGCTCGACGACGCGCTCCGGGACGCCGGCCTCTCGCGGGCGGACGTGCGGATCACCAACTGCGTGCGCTGTCGCCCGCCCGACAACCGCGATCCCAAAAGCGCGGAGCTTGAGAACTGTCGTGGCTACCTGGACGAAGAGATCGACCGCGTCGATCCGGACGTGATCGTCACGCTCGGGAAAGTGCCGAGTCAGCACCTCCTGGAGCGGGACGTGGCCGTGACGAGCGAAGCAGGCGAGATCTTCGAGGTCGCTATTTCGGGTGCGTCGCGGCGTGTGATCGTGTCTGTCCACCCCGCGGCGACGCTGTACGACCGCAGCCAGGAGTCGACCTTTCAGCAGACGATCGAGCGCGCCGGTGAGTTCGTCGACGACGGCGGGCAATCTCGACTTGGAGAATTTTGA